One window from the genome of Enterobacter asburiae encodes:
- a CDS encoding type 1 glutamine amidotransferase domain-containing protein, which yields MGKKIAVLITDEFEDSEFTSPAEAFRKAGHEVITIEKEAGKTVTGHKGEATVTIDETIDNVSPSDFDALLLPGGHSPDSLRGDERFVTFTRDFVSTGKPVFAICHGPQLLISAEVVRGRKLTAVKPIVIDLKNAGAEFYDQEVVNDKDQLITSRTPDDLPAFNREALRLLGA from the coding sequence ATGGGCAAGAAAATCGCAGTCTTGATTACCGACGAGTTTGAAGATTCAGAATTCACCTCTCCAGCAGAGGCGTTCCGCAAGGCGGGACATGAGGTCATTACCATTGAGAAGGAAGCGGGTAAAACGGTGACAGGCCATAAGGGCGAGGCGACCGTAACCATCGATGAGACCATCGATAACGTGAGCCCCTCAGATTTTGACGCCCTGCTGTTACCCGGCGGCCATTCCCCGGATTCCCTGCGCGGGGACGAGCGCTTCGTGACCTTCACCCGGGACTTTGTCTCCACCGGCAAACCGGTCTTTGCCATCTGCCACGGCCCGCAGCTGCTCATCAGCGCAGAAGTGGTCCGCGGGCGTAAGCTCACCGCCGTGAAGCCGATCGTTATCGATCTGAAAAATGCGGGGGCCGAGTTTTACGATCAGGAGGTGGTCAACGACAAAGACCAGCTGATCACCAGTCGTACCCCGGACGATCTCCCGGCGTTTAACCGCGAAGCGCTACGCCTGCTCGGCGCGTAG
- the ubiT gene encoding ubiquinone anaerobic biosynthesis accessory factor UbiT — translation MLDKLRSRLVQFGPSMLSVPVKLAPFALKRQVLEQVLSWQFRQALQDGELEFLEGRWLSIEVRDIGLRWFTSVENDQLIVRESAEADVSFSANASDLLMIAARKQDPDTLFFQRRLVIEGDTELGLYVKNLMDAIELEQMPKALRVMLMQMADFVEAGLKTPPDGKHTSVGEPC, via the coding sequence GTGCTGGATAAACTGCGTTCACGTCTCGTACAATTTGGTCCATCAATGCTGAGCGTGCCGGTCAAGCTGGCGCCGTTCGCGCTTAAACGCCAGGTGCTGGAGCAGGTCCTGAGCTGGCAGTTCCGCCAGGCGCTGCAGGACGGCGAGCTGGAATTCCTGGAAGGCCGCTGGTTAAGCATTGAAGTGCGTGACATCGGGCTGCGCTGGTTTACCTCCGTTGAGAATGACCAGCTGATCGTACGCGAATCCGCCGAGGCGGATGTGAGTTTTAGCGCCAACGCTAGCGATCTGCTGATGATCGCCGCGCGTAAGCAGGATCCGGATACGCTCTTCTTCCAGCGCCGTCTGGTGATTGAAGGCGACACGGAGCTGGGCCTGTACGTTAAGAATTTAATGGATGCCATTGAGCTGGAGCAGATGCCGAAAGCGCTGCGCGTGATGTTAATGCAAATGGCAGATTTCGTTGAGGCCGGGCTGAAAACCCCGCCGGACGGTAAACACACTTCAGTAGGTGAGCCATGCTGA
- a CDS encoding YraN family protein, protein MAQIPAGANRPGQLSRKETGDAWELKARRWLEGKGLRFIAANVRGRGGEIDLIMKDGQVIVFVEVRFRQSSRFGGAAASVTLAKQHKLLQTAHLWLARHNGSFDTVDCRFDVIAFTGNEIEWLKNAFGEDA, encoded by the coding sequence ATGGCTCAAATACCAGCAGGGGCAAATCGTCCCGGCCAGTTAAGCCGTAAAGAGACCGGCGATGCGTGGGAGTTAAAGGCGCGTCGCTGGCTTGAAGGCAAAGGACTGCGCTTTATCGCCGCTAACGTCCGAGGGCGCGGCGGCGAAATCGACCTGATCATGAAAGACGGTCAGGTCATTGTGTTTGTAGAAGTCCGCTTTCGACAGTCCTCCCGTTTTGGCGGTGCTGCCGCCAGCGTGACGCTCGCCAAACAACATAAATTATTACAGACTGCCCACTTGTGGCTTGCCCGCCATAATGGGAGCTTTGATACTGTGGATTGCCGGTTCGATGTGATAGCCTTCACCGGAAATGAGATCGAATGGCTTAAAAACGCTTTTGGCGAAGACGCATAA
- a CDS encoding penicillin-binding protein activator, whose protein sequence is MVPLTFLRKKATRSVPLLLAALIFAGCGTQAPDQSTAHLQGSAQADSGFYLQQMSQSSNDTKTNWQLLAIRALLKEGKTQQAAELFNQLPKDLNDAQRREQSLLSAELKVALKDYAAAKKILGDIDVSALDKNQQARFWQAGITAEQGRPSLTLLRALIAQEPLLGGADKQKNIDATWQALASMTQEQAQALVINADENVLQGWLDLQQMWMNNRSDPKMLKAGITDWQTRYPQNPGAKMLPTQLVNVQNFKPASTSKIALLLPLNGQAAVFGRTIQQGFEAAKNGTTSVTGSAVPAQAAQAANVNDVVSPSAAETSDLTTTQAPAQGTMQNPVTAPTTPPASAAPAAQAPAETQAAPAPDATAEQPQQQTAQPATQPAAQPQAVATTSANPGAELKIYDTSSQPLDQVLAQVQQDGASIVVGPLLKNNVEELMKSNTTLNVLALNQPEQVQNRANICYFALSPEDEARDAARHIHEQGKQAPLLLIPRSALGDRVANAFADEWQKLGGGVVLQQKFGSVSELRAGVNGGAGIALNGSPVTASLPQQQSVTIGGLTIPAPPTDAQISGGGKVDAAYIVATPQEIAFIKPMIAMRNGSQSGATLYASSRSAQGTAGPDFRLEMDGLQYSEIPMLAGSNPALMQQALSTVRNDYSLARLYAMGVDAWALANHFTQMRQVPGFELNGNTGDLTATQDCVINRKLSWLKYQQGQIVPAS, encoded by the coding sequence ATGGTACCGTTAACGTTTCTTCGAAAAAAAGCCACGCGCAGCGTGCCGCTTCTGCTGGCAGCCCTGATCTTTGCAGGCTGTGGCACCCAGGCACCTGACCAGAGCACCGCCCATCTTCAGGGTTCTGCTCAGGCTGATTCTGGCTTTTATCTGCAACAAATGTCGCAGAGTTCAAATGATACCAAGACCAACTGGCAATTACTCGCCATTCGTGCACTGCTGAAAGAGGGTAAAACCCAGCAGGCTGCCGAACTGTTTAACCAGTTGCCGAAAGATCTTAACGACGCCCAGCGTCGTGAGCAGAGCCTGCTCTCTGCCGAGCTGAAGGTCGCGCTGAAGGATTACGCCGCCGCGAAGAAGATCCTCGGGGACATTGACGTGAGCGCGCTGGATAAAAATCAGCAGGCTCGCTTCTGGCAGGCGGGCATTACCGCAGAGCAGGGGCGCCCTTCCCTGACGCTGCTCCGCGCCCTCATCGCGCAAGAGCCGCTGCTCGGCGGTGCCGATAAGCAGAAAAATATTGATGCCACCTGGCAAGCGCTGGCTTCGATGACCCAGGAACAGGCGCAGGCTCTGGTCATCAACGCGGATGAAAACGTTCTTCAGGGCTGGCTGGATCTGCAGCAGATGTGGATGAACAACCGCAGCGATCCAAAGATGCTGAAGGCCGGTATTACGGACTGGCAGACGCGCTACCCGCAAAACCCCGGGGCGAAAATGCTGCCAACCCAGCTGGTGAACGTGCAGAACTTTAAGCCAGCGTCCACCAGCAAAATCGCCCTGCTTCTGCCGCTCAACGGCCAGGCGGCGGTGTTTGGCCGAACTATTCAGCAGGGTTTTGAAGCAGCGAAAAACGGCACGACGTCGGTAACCGGCAGTGCGGTTCCCGCGCAGGCGGCTCAGGCGGCTAACGTGAATGACGTTGTCAGCCCGTCCGCCGCAGAGACCAGCGACCTGACCACGACGCAAGCGCCGGCGCAGGGTACGATGCAAAACCCGGTGACGGCTCCGACGACGCCTCCGGCTTCAGCAGCACCTGCTGCCCAGGCTCCGGCCGAGACGCAAGCGGCACCAGCACCTGACGCAACAGCAGAACAGCCTCAACAGCAGACTGCACAACCCGCGACTCAACCTGCCGCGCAGCCGCAGGCCGTGGCAACTACCAGCGCCAACCCGGGCGCTGAGTTGAAAATCTACGACACCAGCTCGCAGCCGCTTGACCAGGTTCTGGCGCAGGTCCAACAGGACGGGGCAAGCATCGTTGTCGGTCCGCTGCTGAAAAACAACGTGGAAGAGCTGATGAAGAGCAATACCACGCTGAACGTGCTGGCGCTCAACCAGCCCGAGCAGGTTCAGAACCGGGCCAATATTTGCTACTTCGCGCTTTCCCCTGAAGATGAAGCCCGCGATGCAGCACGCCATATTCACGAGCAGGGCAAACAGGCTCCGCTGCTGCTCATCCCACGCAGCGCGCTGGGCGATCGCGTGGCCAATGCCTTTGCCGATGAGTGGCAGAAGCTCGGCGGCGGCGTGGTGCTGCAGCAGAAATTCGGTTCCGTCTCTGAACTGCGCGCGGGCGTAAACGGTGGAGCGGGTATCGCGCTTAACGGCAGTCCTGTCACCGCGAGCCTGCCACAGCAGCAGAGCGTGACGATTGGCGGCCTGACGATCCCTGCCCCACCTACCGACGCGCAGATTAGCGGTGGCGGTAAAGTGGATGCGGCCTATATCGTTGCCACGCCGCAGGAGATTGCCTTTATCAAACCGATGATCGCGATGCGTAACGGCAGCCAGAGCGGCGCAACGCTCTACGCCAGCTCGCGCAGCGCGCAGGGTACCGCAGGCCCGGATTTCCGTCTGGAAATGGACGGTCTGCAGTACAGCGAAATCCCGATGCTGGCAGGCAGCAACCCGGCGCTGATGCAGCAGGCGCTGAGTACCGTACGTAACGATTATTCGCTGGCGCGTCTGTATGCGATGGGTGTCGATGCATGGGCGCTGGCGAACCACTTTACCCAGATGCGTCAGGTGCCGGGCTTTGAGCTTAACGGCAACACCGGCGATCTGACCGCGACTCAGGATTGCGTGATCAACAGGAAGTTATCATGGCTCAAATACCAGCAGGGGCAAATCGTCCCGGCCAGTTAA
- a CDS encoding NAD(P)H-binding protein has translation MSQVMITGATGLVGDHLLRLLIQDRRVNYIAAPTRRPLADLSGVFNPHDPQLTDALAQIQDPIDIAFCCLGTTRREAGSKEAFIHADYTLVVDTALTAKKLGAKHFLVVSALGASAGSPFFYNKVKGKMEDALIAQKWEQLTIVRPSMLIGHRDERRFNESILAPLFRILPGNWKSIEARDVARAMLKEGLAPSKAGVNIIPSAKLREIAQGEA, from the coding sequence ATGAGTCAGGTAATGATTACGGGTGCTACCGGGTTAGTGGGCGATCATCTGCTGCGGCTGCTGATTCAGGATCGGCGCGTGAACTATATCGCCGCCCCGACGCGTCGACCGCTGGCAGATTTATCCGGCGTCTTTAATCCGCACGATCCTCAGCTGACGGACGCGCTGGCGCAGATCCAGGATCCTATTGATATTGCCTTTTGCTGTCTGGGCACCACGCGGCGGGAGGCGGGCAGCAAAGAGGCATTTATCCACGCCGACTATACGCTGGTGGTGGACACCGCACTCACGGCGAAAAAGCTGGGGGCCAAACATTTTCTGGTGGTCAGCGCGCTGGGTGCCAGTGCTGGATCGCCTTTCTTCTACAACAAGGTGAAGGGCAAGATGGAGGATGCGCTGATAGCGCAGAAATGGGAGCAGCTGACGATTGTGCGCCCGTCGATGCTGATCGGCCACCGGGACGAACGCCGATTTAACGAGTCGATACTGGCCCCGCTGTTTCGCATTCTTCCCGGCAACTGGAAATCCATCGAGGCGCGGGACGTCGCCCGCGCGATGTTAAAAGAGGGGCTGGCCCCGTCGAAAGCGGGCGTAAACATTATCCCATCGGCAAAACTGCGTGAAATCGCGCAGGGCGAGGCGTAA
- a CDS encoding GNAT family N-acetyltransferase — MLIRVEIGIDAPGIDALLRRAFASDAEAQLVHDLREDGLITLGLVATDDEGQVVGYVAFSPVIVQGEELQWVGMAPLAVDESYRGQGLARQLVYEGLDSLNEFGYAAVVTLGDPAFYGRLGFEQAAHYDLRCRWPGTESAFQVHRLADDALNGVNGLVEYHDHFNRF, encoded by the coding sequence ATGCTGATTCGAGTCGAAATTGGGATTGATGCGCCGGGGATCGATGCGTTGTTACGCCGCGCCTTTGCGAGCGATGCCGAAGCCCAACTGGTCCACGACCTTCGCGAAGACGGCCTGATTACGCTGGGGCTGGTTGCCACCGATGACGAAGGTCAGGTGGTGGGCTATGTTGCCTTCAGTCCGGTCATCGTTCAGGGCGAAGAGCTGCAGTGGGTAGGCATGGCGCCGCTGGCGGTAGATGAAAGCTATCGCGGGCAGGGGCTGGCGCGCCAGCTGGTCTATGAAGGGCTGGATTCGCTCAATGAGTTCGGTTACGCGGCCGTTGTCACGCTGGGCGATCCGGCGTTCTATGGCCGTTTAGGCTTTGAGCAGGCCGCGCATTACGATCTGCGCTGCCGCTGGCCGGGTACGGAATCCGCTTTCCAGGTCCATCGCCTGGCGGACGATGCGCTCAACGGCGTCAATGGCCTGGTCGAGTACCACGACCATTTCAATCGCTTTTAA
- a CDS encoding Fic family protein: MSRYQPPFTITPFILNQVVEIGELLGHWAAHSGRTSPLLRKENRIRTIQASLAIEHNSLTTGQVTAIMDGKRVLAPEKDIQEVRNAILAYEKLPEWKPWKLNDLLSAHRLLMMGLVDHPGKLRNGDVGVYRGNQLVHMAPPASQMNRLIDDLLSWLKQTDLHPLIASSVFHYEFEFIHPFSDGNGRMGRLWQTLILSQWRAELAWLPVETLIHFQQARYYQILGQCDRASDCTAFVAFMLQNLAEALRESIDMTSIMSEKVSEELSEKENTILELLTVQPQMTAVMLASVLGVTSRTAERYLHSLQTKGKLKRLGARKGGSWQVMA; encoded by the coding sequence ATGAGCCGCTATCAGCCTCCGTTCACCATCACACCCTTTATCCTCAATCAGGTGGTTGAGATTGGTGAGCTATTGGGGCACTGGGCGGCACATTCAGGTAGAACTTCGCCACTTCTCCGTAAAGAGAACCGTATTCGAACCATTCAGGCCTCGCTGGCCATTGAACACAACTCGCTAACGACAGGACAGGTGACGGCAATCATGGATGGCAAACGCGTGCTTGCACCTGAAAAAGATATTCAGGAAGTACGTAACGCTATCCTGGCATATGAAAAATTGCCCGAATGGAAGCCCTGGAAGCTCAATGACTTACTCAGTGCGCACCGATTATTGATGATGGGGCTGGTTGATCATCCCGGAAAGCTCAGAAATGGGGACGTAGGGGTGTACCGTGGAAACCAGTTAGTCCACATGGCTCCGCCTGCCTCGCAGATGAACCGCCTTATCGACGATCTTCTTTCCTGGCTTAAGCAAACCGATCTTCACCCGCTGATTGCCAGCTCGGTATTTCATTACGAGTTTGAGTTTATTCATCCCTTTTCGGATGGAAATGGCCGCATGGGGCGGCTGTGGCAAACTCTGATCTTAAGCCAGTGGCGTGCAGAGCTTGCATGGCTGCCCGTTGAGACACTCATTCACTTCCAGCAAGCGCGCTATTACCAAATTTTAGGACAATGCGATCGGGCCAGTGATTGCACGGCATTCGTGGCGTTTATGCTGCAAAATTTGGCCGAAGCTTTGCGGGAAAGCATCGATATGACATCCATTATGTCGGAAAAAGTGTCGGAAGAATTGTCGGAAAAGGAAAACACTATCCTTGAGCTTCTTACCGTTCAACCGCAAATGACTGCGGTGATGTTGGCCTCTGTATTGGGCGTGACTTCCCGCACCGCGGAACGCTATCTCCATTCTTTGCAAACAAAAGGTAAATTAAAACGCCTGGGGGCAAGGAAAGGGGGAAGCTGGCAGGTTATGGCTTAA
- the rsmI gene encoding 16S rRNA (cytidine(1402)-2'-O)-methyltransferase: MKQHETADNSQGQLYIVPTPIGNLSDITQRALTVLQAVDLIAAEDTRHTGLLLQHFAINARLFALHDHNEQQKAETLVAKLKEGQNIALVSDAGTPLINDPGYHLVRTCREAGIRVVPLPGPCAAIAALSAAGLPSDRFCYEGFLPAKSKGRRDVLKDLEAEPRTLIFYESTHRLLESLEDMVTVWGEARYVVLARELTKTWETIHGAPVGELLAWVKEDENRRKGEMVLIVEGHKAQEDALPADALRTLALLQAELPLKKAAALAAEIHGVKKNALYRHALEQQGE, translated from the coding sequence ATGAAACAACACGAAACGGCAGATAATTCTCAAGGCCAGCTTTATATTGTACCTACTCCTATCGGGAATTTGTCTGATATTACCCAACGTGCGCTCACCGTACTGCAAGCTGTTGATTTAATTGCCGCTGAAGATACCCGCCACACCGGCCTGCTGCTGCAACACTTCGCGATTAACGCCCGTTTGTTTGCTCTGCACGATCACAATGAGCAACAAAAAGCCGAAACGCTGGTGGCGAAGCTGAAAGAGGGGCAGAACATTGCGCTGGTCTCCGACGCCGGTACGCCGCTGATCAACGATCCTGGCTATCACCTGGTGCGTACCTGTCGTGAAGCCGGTATTCGCGTTGTGCCCCTGCCGGGGCCGTGCGCCGCCATTGCTGCGCTGAGCGCGGCGGGTCTGCCGTCTGACCGTTTCTGCTATGAAGGCTTCCTGCCAGCCAAATCCAAAGGCCGTCGCGACGTGCTAAAGGATCTGGAAGCGGAACCGCGCACCCTGATTTTCTACGAATCCACGCACCGCCTGCTGGAGAGCCTGGAAGATATGGTGACCGTCTGGGGAGAGGCCCGCTACGTGGTGCTGGCGCGCGAGCTCACCAAAACCTGGGAAACGATCCACGGTGCGCCAGTGGGTGAACTGCTGGCGTGGGTGAAGGAAGACGAAAACCGCCGCAAGGGTGAAATGGTGCTGATTGTCGAAGGACATAAAGCGCAGGAAGACGCGCTGCCAGCCGACGCGCTGCGCACGCTGGCGCTGCTGCAGGCGGAACTGCCGCTGAAGAAAGCGGCGGCATTAGCGGCGGAAATCCACGGCGTGAAGAAAAATGCGCTGTATAGGCATGCGCTGGAGCAGCAGGGGGAGTAA
- a CDS encoding permease codes for MTGQSSSQAATPVQWWKPALFFLVVIIGLWYVKWQPYYGKAFTAAETHSIGKSILAQADSSPLQAAWDYAMVYFLAVWKAAVLGVILGSLIQVLIPRNWLVKTLGQPRFQGTLLGTIFSLPGMMCSCCAAPVAAGMRRQRVSMGGALAFWMGNPLLNPATLVFMGFVLGWHFAFIRLVAGLLTVLVVATLVQKLVKDTAAEPAAVELDVSEPQGGFFARWGRALWQLFWSTIPVYILAVLVLGAARVWLFPHADGAIDNTLMWVIAMAVAGCLFVIPTAAEIPIVQTMMLAGMGTAPALALLITLPAISLPSLIMLRKSFPAKALWLTAGLVALSGMIVGSIALL; via the coding sequence ATGACTGGTCAGTCTTCATCTCAGGCGGCAACACCTGTTCAATGGTGGAAGCCCGCACTCTTCTTTCTCGTGGTCATTATTGGCCTCTGGTACGTGAAATGGCAGCCATACTACGGCAAAGCCTTCACCGCCGCCGAAACGCACAGCATCGGTAAATCTATTCTCGCGCAGGCTGATTCCAGCCCGCTGCAGGCGGCGTGGGATTACGCCATGGTCTACTTCCTTGCCGTCTGGAAGGCCGCCGTCTTAGGCGTGATCCTGGGGTCACTGATTCAGGTACTTATCCCCCGCAACTGGCTGGTGAAAACCCTCGGGCAGCCGCGCTTTCAGGGCACGCTGCTGGGAACGATTTTCTCCCTGCCGGGCATGATGTGCTCCTGCTGTGCCGCGCCCGTGGCCGCAGGGATGCGCCGTCAGCGCGTGTCGATGGGCGGCGCGCTGGCGTTCTGGATGGGTAACCCGCTGCTCAACCCGGCAACGCTGGTGTTTATGGGCTTTGTGCTGGGCTGGCATTTCGCGTTCATCCGCCTGGTCGCCGGGCTGCTGACCGTACTGGTGGTGGCGACGCTGGTGCAAAAACTGGTGAAGGATACTGCCGCAGAACCCGCAGCCGTTGAGCTGGACGTCAGCGAGCCGCAGGGTGGCTTCTTTGCGCGCTGGGGCAGGGCGCTATGGCAGCTTTTCTGGAGCACCATCCCGGTCTATATCCTGGCGGTACTGGTGCTGGGGGCGGCGCGCGTCTGGCTCTTCCCGCATGCGGATGGCGCTATCGACAACACGCTGATGTGGGTCATTGCGATGGCCGTTGCAGGCTGTCTATTTGTGATCCCAACAGCGGCGGAGATCCCAATTGTTCAGACCATGATGCTGGCGGGAATGGGCACCGCCCCGGCGCTGGCGCTGCTGATTACGCTGCCTGCGATCAGCCTGCCGTCGCTTATCATGCTGCGTAAGTCATTCCCGGCGAAAGCGCTGTGGCTGACCGCGGGGCTGGTGGCGTTGAGCGGGATGATCGTGGGGAGTATTGCGTTGCTGTAA
- the dolP gene encoding division/outer membrane stress-associated lipid-binding lipoprotein — MKALSTLAVLMSALLLQGCIAAAVVGTAAVGTKAATDPRTVGTQVDDGTLELRVNSALSKDEQIKKEARINVTAYQGKVLLAGQAPNLELASRAKQIAMGVEGTTEVFNEVRQGKPIGLGDASSDTWITTKVRSQLLGSDQVKSSNVKVTTENGEVFLLGLVTDREGKAAADIASRVSGVKHVTTAFTYIK, encoded by the coding sequence ATGAAGGCTTTATCGACCCTCGCAGTCCTTATGTCTGCATTACTGCTTCAGGGATGTATCGCTGCGGCCGTTGTGGGTACCGCCGCGGTAGGCACCAAAGCGGCAACCGATCCACGCACTGTGGGGACGCAGGTGGATGACGGTACGCTGGAGCTGCGCGTCAACAGTGCGCTGTCGAAAGACGAACAAATCAAGAAAGAAGCGCGTATCAACGTGACGGCTTATCAGGGCAAAGTGCTGCTGGCAGGCCAGGCGCCGAATCTGGAGCTCGCCTCTCGTGCGAAACAGATTGCGATGGGCGTTGAAGGGACCACAGAGGTGTTTAACGAAGTGCGTCAGGGCAAGCCAATTGGCCTGGGTGACGCCTCTTCCGATACCTGGATCACCACCAAAGTGCGTTCCCAGCTGCTGGGCTCGGACCAGGTGAAATCCTCCAACGTGAAAGTGACGACTGAAAACGGCGAAGTGTTCCTGCTGGGTCTGGTGACCGACCGTGAAGGGAAAGCGGCGGCCGATATCGCCAGCCGGGTGAGCGGCGTGAAGCACGTCACCACCGCGTTTACGTACATTAAGTAA
- a CDS encoding GIY-YIG nuclease family protein, with translation MLWCVHLNILNLFTVCWFLYLVRTADNTLYTGITTDVARRFLQHQTGKGAKALRGKGELQLAFSAAVGDRSLALRLEYRIKQLTKRQKERLVTGDGSFEALRESLIKSD, from the coding sequence ATGCTATGGTGCGTTCACCTTAACATACTGAATCTGTTTACCGTGTGCTGGTTTCTCTATCTTGTCCGAACCGCTGATAACACCCTCTACACCGGGATCACCACCGATGTGGCGCGGCGTTTTTTACAACATCAAACGGGAAAAGGGGCAAAGGCGCTGCGGGGGAAAGGGGAATTACAGCTCGCCTTCTCAGCGGCCGTCGGCGACCGTTCGCTGGCGCTGAGGCTGGAATATCGCATCAAGCAGCTGACGAAGCGCCAGAAAGAGCGCCTCGTGACCGGAGACGGCTCCTTTGAGGCGCTACGCGAGAGCCTGATTAAAAGCGATTGA
- a CDS encoding YhbP family protein — protein METLAAINRWLAKQHVVTWCVCDEGEMWCANAFYYYDPERVAFYVMSEDKTRHAQMTGQQAKVAGTVNGQPKTVALIRGVQFKGEIRRLDGEESDARRKLYTRRFPVAAALKAPVWEIRLDELKFTDNTLGFGKKLHWLRAEQA, from the coding sequence ATGGAAACACTGGCCGCCATTAACCGCTGGCTGGCGAAGCAGCATGTAGTCACCTGGTGCGTCTGTGACGAGGGTGAGATGTGGTGCGCAAATGCGTTTTACTACTACGACCCAGAGCGCGTGGCGTTTTATGTCATGAGCGAAGACAAAACGCGTCATGCGCAGATGACCGGCCAGCAGGCAAAGGTCGCAGGCACGGTAAACGGCCAGCCAAAGACGGTCGCGCTGATCCGCGGCGTGCAGTTCAAAGGGGAGATTCGCCGTCTGGACGGCGAAGAGAGCGACGCGCGCCGTAAGCTCTACACGCGCCGCTTTCCCGTTGCCGCTGCGCTAAAAGCCCCGGTGTGGGAAATCCGCCTGGATGAGCTAAAATTTACCGACAACACCCTGGGCTTTGGCAAAAAGCTACACTGGCTACGCGCCGAGCAGGCGTAG
- the diaA gene encoding DnaA initiator-associating protein DiaA codes for MLERIKVCFTESIQTQIAAAEALPDAISRAAMTLVQSLLNGNKILCCGNGTSAANAQHFAASMINRFETERPSLPAIALNTDNVVLTAIANDRLHDEIYAKQVRALGHAGDVLLAISTRGNSRDIVKAVEAAVTRDMTIVALTGYDGGELAGLLGPQDVEIRIPSHRSARIQEMHMLTVNCLCDLIDNTLFPHQDD; via the coding sequence GTGCTCGAAAGAATTAAAGTGTGCTTCACAGAAAGCATCCAGACTCAGATTGCCGCGGCGGAAGCCCTTCCGGATGCTATCTCGCGTGCCGCAATGACGCTGGTGCAATCCCTGCTTAATGGCAACAAAATCCTCTGTTGTGGCAACGGCACGTCAGCCGCCAACGCACAGCATTTTGCTGCCAGCATGATCAATCGCTTTGAAACAGAACGCCCGAGTTTACCCGCCATTGCACTTAATACCGATAATGTGGTCTTAACGGCGATTGCTAACGATCGTCTGCATGACGAAATTTACGCAAAGCAGGTGCGAGCCCTGGGTCACGCCGGAGATGTGCTGCTGGCCATCTCCACGCGCGGCAATAGCCGGGATATTGTCAAAGCCGTTGAAGCTGCCGTCACCCGCGACATGACAATCGTGGCCTTAACCGGCTATGACGGTGGTGAGCTGGCGGGTCTGCTTGGGCCGCAGGATGTGGAAATCCGCATTCCTTCTCACCGGAGCGCGCGTATTCAGGAGATGCATATGCTCACGGTGAACTGCTTATGTGATTTGATCGATAACACGCTTTTCCCTCACCAGGATGATTAA